From the Cloeon dipterum chromosome 4, ieCloDipt1.1, whole genome shotgun sequence genome, the window GTTAGGGGATTGGTTGAAGGGACGTCTAAATTGGGACCCAGCCAACCCATTGAAAACAAAGAAAGCTTACTTTGTTCCATTTTGCATGAAACATTTACTAGCGAAGCAAAATCATGCTCTTATCTGCAGAATTAAAGTCAATTTGGACTGTTTTTAGACGCTTTAGATGGGTTTAGacagtttaaatttagttttaaaggctttaaattgcatgatttgtgCTTGTTGGATGGTCCCCCAATGATTTGAAgctcagaaataaatataatatagtcaaccgtctaaatttcacatccgtataaataaataattcataaaaactCTTCTTTCAGTACATAAACGGAAAGGTCTACATGGTGGTCAATAGACAATTGAAGCCGGCAAGGTTGACCTTCCTGAATGAAGACATGCAGTCAGCCATCAAGCGGCTCTCGGTGGAGCCTGCGGACAAAACCCGAACGAGGCGTATAAGAACCAGCAACTCGTTGTCTACCGTCAATCCGCAGGTGTCAAGCCCTCCGAAATGTCCAGAGTCCGAAAACGAGGACTCTGAGAGCTGGAGGGTCGACTCGGACTGCTCCCCTCCGAAACGCTGTGAATTGGTGCCACCCCAGGAACAGGAAGTGGCGGTCGATCAGAAGCCTATTGTGCAGATCAAGGCAAACATCGACCTGCTCAGCCCTGGCAGCTCTGAAAATAGCAGGGAAATGCTCAGCGGCCAGGAAGAATTGATCGTCTGTGATGAGGAGAGTTTGGACTTCCTGGATGACGAAGAGTCGATGGAAGATGAGGAGATTCCCGAGGACGACCAGGACGAGGATGAATCAAGCGTCGATGGTGGTGAAGAAATCAACATCATAATGTAAGATAAatagctttaattttattaaattaaattaaatataaactgTTCTGTTACAGGAAGCAGGAAGAAATTGAAGTCAAAGCCAAGAGCTGCCCTGATAGCCCAGTACAGGAACAACTGCTTGTGCCCATAAAGCTAGAGGAGGAATTTTGTGATGAATGGACCAGAGATGAAGATAAAATAATCCTTCAAGTCATCGAACAGAACAGCAACGCAAATATGATCGATGAGGCCAAGGAATTACTGCCAATGCGTTCGGAGTGTCAGGTAACACGGAATAAGGTAGTTTTATAGTTTCAACAGCTGATATCCTTGTTTCTAGATCCGGAAACGCTTCGAGACCCTCATGAaattattaactaaaatgTCCAGTGAGGCCAGTGGAGAATGATAGATCAAcgaataaaattatgcaatcaaataaagctttattgtcttttttatctttaaattgcGCCTTAAAGTAGAATTATTTGTAGGTATTGTGATTAAATGTCGAAATAATTAAGGAGAGCTGCTCCTCCTCTTTATTTAATCTATCATTCgtgaaaatagttaaaaaattaaattaaaatttgaaggaaaaatataatgacaCACTATTCAAGCCTTTGTCTACTGATCATGAGAAATAGTTTTTTGGTATAAGCTTCCTGACCTTTAAAGAATCGTTGAtactaattatttaatatgagACCGAAGAATTATATTGGATATTAACTGACCCGCAGTTAATTAGACGAGAGTACACAGCTTTCTTGATCAGGTATTCAGTCGCAGTAAATGCActgcttaaaatgaaacacCATGTTTAACTATTAATAAGTGATAGATTATTCAATTAGATTTTGGTTTCACATTTTTGAAGGGTATATATGAGATAAAATATCTATGATTCATTATACAATTCCTCAATTTTACAACATGGACATAAATAGCAATTTCAAGAAGCAAATTTAGATAAATAGAATCAtttataaaagataaaatcacaatgaaataaatataaacctaaaacaaaataatttctactAAAAAACTTCAGTTGGGAAAGTTTGCAGATCACCCAAcaacaatttcttttaataaaatttcacataCGGTTTGTTTTGGTTATAATTGTTTACTAtatcacaattattataaCTGCTCATAATCATAAACAAAAACTAACATCAAacccattaatttattatgagaaaaatattagataaCAAAACATCTCGAAACGGAAACGTTAACTTTTGTAACTACTGCTATTTTGGTGTATTGACCctattccattttccttttcaacgCACCAAAAGTAGTGTTCATTCATATATATGAAATGACGGGCAGCAAACAAGACTTAGCGGCTTGAGCAGGTCAGGCACTGACGCGGGTAGTGTAGAGCGCTCCTTGCTTTCAGCTTCACTATATTATCGCTCTCATTCTCTGACTAGAAGTGAGCTGGCAACACCCCAAAAAGGACTGAacttaactaattgtaagctgaCCAACACCTGcggaaaaattcaacattttaacttttctcgCGTAGATTCTAACCAACTTATATATTCAATACCTGCTATTCaagttcttaaaaaatatattttttttaaagaagaacatttatttgtaatctttggaagtccagccaattcagaggaattaacggctggtgctttATACATAGCTGCACAATCTGAAATCGTTTCCTTTTAATGACGATTTTTGGtttggttcaaaataaaacaaaacgatGAGGAGCGAGCTACAACTGAGAACTGCTTGATAGGCAACCTGCGCGGTCGCGGAGAGAAAAGTGTggtctaaataaaatataaaaaatttaatttatctctttATTGAATAGACCACacgccaaaataaattcaattagtaATCCTCGTCCGGAACTTCATGATTTGTTGTTAACAGTTGCCTCTCTATACTTCAAGacgaaatctgaaaaattaatatgattagaaaataaattgacatgGTTACAGGCCAACAGTTTATCTCGACTAtgtgcaattttgaaattaggaTCGAGAAGAACAGTTCAATTTCAGACCTTGACAAATTGctcgatttttttcgattGATATCGATCTATCAAACAGTGTGCAAATTTCGAGGAAGAATTCCCGAAATTATGAaacaaatcataattttacagCAGGAAGGCGATGCTTGAGAATAGTCGATTATCGcaacattttaaactaaaatttatcattatatttcataatttttatatagtaTTTTAAGTAAAGCTAAAAGAagtttctcaaattttcagcaaagcTATACCATTTTTGCGAATGCAGTTTTCGCGAGTCATAGAGCAGTTGTTGGAAAAGGTGCGCGTTTCGCCCTTGCTGTTCTTGCCGCAAATCGGTAAGCGTTAGTGAAATTTATCAATAGTTTATCTCTTAAATGTGCAAGAATGAAATTAGGACCAtcaaggaacagttaaattttagatttcgtaaatttctcgaaaaattaaatgatttttcgcttgattttgatacCTCTGGTGGCGATCTATCCAAtagtgtgcgaattttgaggaaatttgtgaaataaatcgttggAGATTAACTAAttaagccgattttctcacaaatttatgTGGCGCAACTTGGGACAATTTTAAcgttttcctaatttttaaaaaataaagaaaaaattattttcggtaCTTAGAAACgttaaacaaaatcaaaacaatttaaactcaCTCTTGAGCTCACGTTGTTCGGAGGTGCAGGGTCCCTGATCCATTAGACATTTGATGTAGTTGGTGAGGATGCGGTCGTTTTTTAGGATGCGGTCCAGTTCGACGCCATCGTACTTATTAGTATACCTGCTGGGCGGCGGTGCGGCCACGGAGGCGGCCACCAGCACCACCAACAACAACACTTGCATGCGGGCCATGGCGGAGATCGAGTGCTGGCCGCCCGTGCCCCACCTGCTAGATTTATACCTTCGCTCCCCCTCCTTCGTTCCGCgatcgcatttttttattaacactGGCAGCTCGCAGGTAAACTATGGAATATATTAAAAcaccttgaaaataaatttttcaacagctCTCTTGAATGATGATTCTAAAAACTAATTTGGAAAAGTTTATCATTTACCtgtcaaagataaaaaataaaaatctaggAACTGAAAGAATATGCCGCGCAATGTAAAAAAGaagttaaatcaatttcttttgtaCCTTAATCAAATATGTTCAgatcttgattaaattatgttgatGAATGCTTAAAGTTTATATACCTAAAATATAAGAtagaaattacaataaatgCTTATTTTACAGGAGGATTTAgggatttttcgaaaaatgaagtttttcaaACGGTCGTAACTTGGCTTCTGGTTTAGATAACTTAAAATTGTtggtgttttaaatttagtttatgacatttaaatgaataatttgtaATCATTGACGAACTTTCAAAGGTTAAggtcacaaaaaattattaaaaggttaaaaaaatcgccataTATAtcgaaggaaaaattcctcCAAGTTTGAAAGTGCCCCATTTATAGAAAAAACGATATAAAAATGAGTTACGTTTTTTTCGAGATATTAATATTTGGACTCCAAGTgtaaaaaaacgtgtttttttcgtttttttgcaCCCTAAATCATGAGGTATCCTGTAATTTGCTCAGtatttcccagattttgatGTTAATCATTAGACCAATACATAATCTTTAGAGGCATAGAATATACTCACCAAAAAAGCAGACTAGCACGTGTTTCATGGTTTCAGTTTGTGTAAATCGGATAGCAAATGCGAGAGCGCGTCCTCTTTTACACTGACATTGTCACcgcataataattatcatgttatttgacaaaatgtgaaaataatcAACAAGGTTGTTTTTTTTGTGGTAGAGTGAACCGGAAATTTTTGGATGACGAGAATTCGTCACTTATCTTCCGAGGATATCCAAAAGAGATGCATAATCCTATCCGAAGTTGATAAACGCGTTTTAAAGGGTGATCCGATAATTTGTCTGCATTGGGGGTTGAAGGGAGTTAAAATGTAGGTCATCAGGAAACTCAGTGCAGTGCTATCGTCAGTGGAATAgtctttcaccaaatttgtgtatgaacgagaattcaagtgcgtttaagaagaaaattgaagaagcaataatctcaagctaccattgatcattacttccttccaaatgttgttcctacTTAATTGCtaattactttatggatgtgtgctgatttagggcagagttgccctgtcagcccatataataaacttaattttgaaactaactcaaactttgaaattttggacagTTATCCGCGGGTATCCGATTTTTTGGCGAATAATGCTAAAACGATTGGATCtgtagggtacctacattccgtcaaacaatgaccaatcttcaacacacaaattaacacaacagacaaatcacattgtttgacgagcatatataaaccgacgcgacccaattcaaaagagagagaattcctgcagcagcctagaCGACCGGACCAACCCTGAGGACTATCTGGACGAGgaccctgtaagacgtaaagatcgccatcgcagcaggacgatgtagcttccgtccccgatgttgtcgatcgcacgcctgggcttaagcggtaccacacttcggatgctgcgccacgcttcaccgaagtccctgacGAACCCACTCGGACGCGTCCCGAGTCTTTAATCCGTCCCATTCTCCGAGCCTCACAATTCCACATATATTCAGCCCCACAGCCAGTCTACTTAtttccgatgtcgtcccatTTCCACAAGTCAGTCGCAGTCTACACACGCAGCCCACAACTacagctttaataaaattcataatataggaaACCACTGCGCATCGTAATTCCTTCCTATAGATCCATCACAAAGCAATATTATCACGCAGATAATCACGTTCTTAttatcgtttaatttttctttccaatcaTGGAGAAGGGAAACTCCTGCATTTAACTCTTCCAAAAACTTCTGTAAAAAGCCTgtatctgaaaaaaaataaacaccaactatattttttgttatttatcaaATGTGTATGGTTAAGCAAGCGTTGCTCACGCAAGGCTCTGCGGGCCTACCGGCTTCGAGCGCCCCCGCGGCGCCTGCCGCCCTGCCGGCGAGTGACGATCGAGGCGGGCgccgcgggcgggcgggcagaacGTGCCCAAGGTGCTCTTCCTTATCATTTCTCGCGAATCGCGTCGAGAGTTTGCGAAATTGCGAGCGGCGGGGTCCAAAAGGTCGGCGGCGTTGAAAAAATGGCGAAAAGTTGGTCCTGGGCGGATTTCAGGTCGGGCACCCTGAGAAAGTTCGTCAGGGTGGGTCAGGTTGAAGGGCTCGGCGATGCCTTTTATTTGAGACCTCGCAGGTCAAAATCCGTCTGCGCGTATTGTATTCCActcgggggggggggggtgcgGAAACCGCCCTCAAACCTAATTGATTCGGCAAATCCTTGCATACCTTCCCCTATTATTGTAATAGGGGAATAAACAAGATTTCTTGCTTGTTTGTGttacataaatatgtatatgtcatgtttgaatttattcaaaatatttttccttagtTGATTACAGAATATAAAACACTTTACTTCTTTTcttgcttttattaaatttttacaatttgttgTCCTCCTGCTACCGCTACCTACTGCTTGAACACCCTGATAACCATTTTTATGGTTTAGGAACTGCAAGAATAAGTGAGCAGACAATAAGAATTTTATAGGAAAAGCCTAATAAtaacacaaataatattgttgtttatatTCCTTCACctgtttattattataaatatgttttcttattttctctcCTATTATTTCTGGTGATCGGTGGCTTGTGCCTTCTACGCAGTACAGATTTACAACTGGAAAGCGGGTGACACGATCCAGTTATTAGGGAAGCACCGAGGATTCAGTCCAAACCGTCCACTGTTAAAAGGCTACATGACTGACAACGTTCCTCTCAATGAAACGGGCAGTGGTGTCCTGATTGACCTGGGCGAGGACGACGacaataattatgaaatcGTAACTATTACCTCCTCTGACGATGACGACGAAGACGTAGTCGGAGACGTCTGCGGCATTTATAAATACCCACCTGGCCGGTTCAACCACCCTTTTTCAGGTTTGTCTCCTTTTTATGAATGAGCGTAAGgcagaattaataatttgcttcaacgattattttctttagCATTTGTTGTAATGCCCTATATGTACCGTCGCAGTCCATCCCTTCTTCCATCCAA encodes:
- the LOC135943137 gene encoding viresin-like — encoded protein: MARMQVLLLVVLVAASVAAPPPSRYTNKYDGVELDRILKNDRILTNYIKCLMDQGPCTSEQRELKNFVLKYREATVNNKS